TTGAGAACAGTGTCATTGGCGATAACGTTACCGTTAAACAGTCCGTATTAGTCGATGCCGAAGTGGGTAATGAAACATCAGTAGGGCCTTTCGCGTATCTGCGTCCGGGGGCCAAGCTTGGAGAACAAGTGAAGGTCGGCGATTTTGTCGAGATCAAAAATGCGACCATTGACAATGGCTCGAAGGTTTCTCACTTGAGCTATGTTGGCGACGCAAAAGTCGGTAAGAATGTGAATATCGGCTGCGGCGCGATAACTGTGAACTACGATGGATATAATAAAGCTGTCACTGAAATTGAAGATGATGCCTTCGTGGGCAGTAATGTGAATTTGATTGCTCCTGTCAAAGTAGGTAAAGGCGCCTATGTTGTTGCGGGTTCGACCATTACGCATGCTGTTCCGGAGAATGACCTTGCTATTGCAAGATCGCGTCAAGAGAATAAACCTGGCTATGCAGAGAAGATTCGTGGACGTGCGAAAGCCAAGAAGAATAACGCTAATTCCTAATTTTTGCTGTATTTCGTGATGAAGCAGCGCCGACGTTTAGACACAAGCAGATCTAAAAATAGATTCCAATGAACCAGCACGGAGGTTTTTTATTTTATGACTTATTTTGATTCCAAATTAAAAATATTTACTTGTAACTCGAACCCGAAGCTTGCACACCAAATTGCTGATTACATTGGTATTCCTATGGGCGAATCCCATACTACGAGTTTTAGCGACGGTGAAATTCAAGTGAAGCTGTCTGAAAGTGTACGTGGTAGTCATGTTTACATTGTTCAGTCGACTTGTGCCCCAGTAAACGACAACCTGATGGAGATGCTGGTCATGATTGATGCATTGAAACGTGCATCTGCCAAAACGATCAATGTCGTTATTCCTTACTATGGATATGCAAGACAAGATCGGAAGGCACGCTCAAGAGATCCGATTACGGCTAAGCTTGTAGCTAACCTGATTGAAAAAGCGGGAGCGACACGCGTCATCGGGATGGACCTGCATGCTATGCAGATTCAGGGCTTCTTCGATATTCCGGTAGACCACATGCTGGCGGTTCCGATCTTGGCACAGTATTTCCGTTCCAAGCAAATTGAGAATCCAGTTGTTGTGTCTCCGGACCATGGCGGCGTTGTACGCGCACGCAAGCTGGCGGACTTCCTGAATGCTCCACTTGCGATTATTGACAAACGCAGACCAGAGCCTAACGTTAGTGAAGTGATGAATATTATCGGTAATATTGAAGGCAAGACAGCGATCTTGATCGATGACATTATCGATACTGCGGGTACAATTGTGCTTGGTGCCAATGCACTTATGGAAGGCGGAGCCAAAGAAGTGTACGCTTGCTGTACGCATCCTGTATTGTCAGGCCCTGCGATGGAGCGTTTGGAGAATTCACCGCTGAAGGAAGTTATTGTAACGGATACGATTCCGATTACACATCCGAATCCAACGAAGAAACTGAATGTTCTATCCGTCGCTCCATTGCTTGGCGAAGCCATCATTCGGGTTCACGAGGAATTGTCGATTAGTAAATTGTTTGAAATCGAATAAAGATCTGCATGAAATAAGAAAAAGGGGTTACATTGTCGTCTAGGACGACAATGTAACCCCTGTCGGCGTATCCCGGTTATTATTTAATATCCGGGCCTTGAAATGAACTGATGATAAGATCGGTTAAACAGAGCACCGTTAATTTCAACAAAGGGCTCATCGTAAGTGGTAATGCATCCGATCTCGACATGGTTGCCGTGGTCATACACTTGCACCGGTATGGCCTGTTCCAAATGGTGTTGAAATTGGTACGGCTGCGTTAAACGTTCAATATCATGGCGCATGACCGGTTCATCCTTTCTTGCTGTTATGCTGATCGAATCTAAACAATTGTTTTTATTGTAAAGTGAAACTTCGTGTAAGTCCAATTGGTTGTTCAAGATTAGTGCGCTGGTTGGGAAGCAATATGAAATATGAAGGAGGCAGCCTCTCATATGAAATGGATAGTGGGACTTGGCAATCCCGGTTCCGAATATGCCAAGACGAGGCATAACATAGGATTCATGGCACTCGACGCTCTGGCAGAGCGCCATGGTATTACTATTAATCAGAGCAAGTGCAAAGCTCTTATCGGAGAAGGAATGATACAAGGGGAGAAGGCAGTGCTGATTAAGCCAATGACGTATATGAATCTCTCTGGCGAATCCATTAGAGCGTATATGGATTATTATAAGGTTGCCCTTGAAGATCTTATTGTAGTCTATGATGATATGGACACTGAAGTAGGCAAGATCCGCCTCCGATACCAAGGCAGTGCAGGCGGCCATAACGGAATTAAATCGATTATTCAGCATACCGGGACACAGCAGTTCAATCGTGTGCGTATGGGTATTTCGAGACCGGAGCCAGGCTACGCGATTGTAGATTATGTTCTGTCTAAGTTCGCGAAGAAGGAGCAGGAAGCGGTTGAATCTATGATTGAAGCAACCTGTGACGCCCTCGAGTATGCGATGAAGGATACTTTTGAGCGGACGATGGCGAAATTTAATGGATAAGGATGAATTAACCAAATAGCAAGATGTGAATTTGGTTAATTCAGCCGGGCGGATGTAAGTCGAATAGACATTGTAAATTTGATTACTTGTTTCATCCAAGCTTTATAAACTCGTGATTTCTGGAAAGAATAGAAGATATCATTTCTTTTCAGGAGGATAAGAGTATGCCAATTCATTATGTCTGCAGGCATTGTGGAACTTCGATTGGACAGATTGATTCATCCGAAGTAACGGAAGCAAGGCTGGGTCTTCATTTCTTGACCCCTGCGGAACGAAGGGATATAATAGCCTATAATTCAAAAGGCGAAATGATGGTTAACATCACTTGCGATTACTGTAATGAGGCGATCCTGGTGAATCCAGAGCTTTGTCTGTTAACAAGCCCGCTGCAATAGCGGTGAATAGGGAATCAAGAAGCATAGAACAGTGCTTTAAGGATGGGAATTATACATCCAGCCTTGCGGCCTTGGCAGCGTTTGCTGAGGCTTTTTTTTCAGTTATCTGGCTGCAGCCCGCCCACTTTTGCTGGTCAGGTCCGTCAAAAAAGATTATGATGAAATCAGATTCATTATCCATATGTTTACAGTTATAAAGAGAATGACAGGTTATATTAAAAGTAAAGTAAGTTATAAGAGAGGTGCCCCTTTTGCTACAAGCACTTATTGAAGCTTTTACTAAAGATTCCGATTTTGAATCGATAACTTCCGGTATTCGGTCAGGAATGAAGGAGCAGCTCATCTCCGGATTGTCGGGTTCAGCTCGCCAGGTTATGATGGCTGCTATGCATAAACAGCTGGATCGACCGATGCTCGTGGTGACTCATAATATGTTTGCGGCACAGAAAGTGGCAGAAGACTTACAGGAAGCGCTTTCTGCCGATCAAGTGCTGCTATATCCGGCCAATGAATTGATTGCTGCAGAAGCAGCAATTTCCAGTCCTGAAACACTTGCTCAGCGCATTGAAGTATTACTGAAGTGTGCAGCCGGTTTTCGGGGCATTGTTGTGATTCCACTCTCTGGCGCAAGACGCTACCTTCCTGCTCCGCAGGTGATAGCAAGTGCAGAGATTACTCTTAAGCAGAGCGGAACGATTGAGCTGGAGCAATTTCTCAAACGTATGGTTGAGCTCGGATATGAACGCGTTGAGCGCGTTGAATCTCAAGGTGAGATGAGTGTACGCGGAGGAATCATTGATTTCTTCCCACTCACGGCCGAGCTGGCTTATCGTATTGAGCTGTTTGATGATGAAATTGACTCGATACGGACATTTGATCCCGCAGACCAGCGGTCAATAGACCGAGTAGAGCAAGTGAGGATAACACCGTGTAAGGAACTGATTGCAAGCCAGGAGAGAATGGAACAGGCTGCGGATCGAACAGTGATTCTGCTCGAAGAGCAGCTCGATAAAACAACGGACCGCCAAGCGAAGCTGCGTCTGCGCGAGGAGATCCATCGTGAAATCGAGCTGCTGCGCGAGCATGTCTATTTTCCTGAAATCTATAAATATGTAACAGAGCTGTATCCAGAGAAGCAGACCATCTATAACTACATGCCTGAGGATACCATTCTTATCATGGATGAGCCGGCAAGACTCTTGGAGACAGGGAAACAGCTCGAACGTGATGAATCGGAGTGGAGTGTTCATTTGCTGCAAAACGGCAAAACGCTGCCGCAGCTTACGCTCTCTCTTGACCATGATCAGGTGCTGTACCATCGGCCGTTCCAGACCTTATTCGTATCCATCTTCCTTCGTCAGGTACCGCACACACAGCCGCAGAACATCCTAAATATGGTCAGCCGCAGTATGCAGGATTTCCATGGCCAAATGAATGTGCTTAAGGCAGAGATGGAGCGCTGGCAAAAAGCAGGTGTCAACGTCGTTATGATGGCCAGCGGCGAGGAACGGCTCGATCGAATGCGTAAAGTGCTGCAGGACTATGACATCCATGAGCCAAACATGGTCATTGGGAATCTGCAAAGCGGATTTGAAATGCCTTCTATTCAGCTGGCTGTTATTACTGAGGGAGAGATGTTCTCTCAAAAACAGCGCAAAGTACGGAAGCCGATGCGCAATGTGGACAATGCAGAGCGGATCAAGAGCTACAGTGAGCTCAAGGTTGGAGATTACGTCGTACATCAAAATCATGGAATCGGTAAATATATGGGGATCGGCACACTTGAAGTAGGCGGTATCCATAAAGATTACATGCATATTTTATATGCAGGCGGCGACAAGCTGTCTGTTCCAATCGAGCAGATCGATCTCATTCAGAAGTATGTCGGTTCAGAAGAGAAGGAGCCGAAGATCTATAAGCTGGGCGGGAATGAATGGACCCGTGTTAAAAATAAAGTCCGCAGCTCTGTCCAGGATATAGCCGATGACCTGATTAAGCTCTATGCAGAGCGGCAATCCTCTCCTGGGTATGCCTTTGATAAGGATACCGCAGAGCAGCAGGAATTTGAGGACATGTTCCCATATGACGAAACGCGGGATCAGGTTCGTGCTATAGAGGAAATCAAGAAGGATATGGAGCAGGGTCGTCCAATGGACAGACTTCTGTGTGGAGATGTAGGTTACGGTAAAACAGAGGTCGCCATTCGTGCTGCATTCAAGGCGGCGATTGAAGGCAAACAGGTTGCTGTTCTTGTACCGACGACCATTCTGGCTCAGCAGCATTACGAGACATTCCGTGAACGCTTCTCCGGGTATCCGTTTAATGTCAGTGTTCTTAGCCGTTTCCGTACACGCAAAGAGCAGAACGAGACGGCCAAAGGCATCAAGCAAGGAACGATTGATATCGTCATTGGTACACATCGTTTACTCTCTCAGGATCTTGTGTTTAAGGATCTCGGGTTGCTGATTGTGGATGAAGAGCAGCGATTCGGTGTAACGCATAAAGAGAAGCTGAAGAAGCTAAAGACCAATGTCGATGTGCTTACACTCACAGCTACGCCGATTCCGAGAACGCTGCATATGTCCATGCTGGGGGTAAGAGATTTGTCGGTTATCGAAACACCACCGGAGAATCGCTTTCCCGTACAAACGTATGTTGTTGAGCATAGTCAGACGCTTGTTCGTGAAGCGATTGAGCGGGAACTGGCGCGAGGCGGTCAAGTGTACTACTTGTACAACCGAGTCCAAGGTATACAGGAGATGGCAGCAGAGATTTCCGCACTTGTCCCTGAGGCAAGAGTGGGGGTTGGTCACGGCCAAATGTCCGAAACTGAACTAGAAAAAACGATTCTTGATTTCCTGGATGGTGAATTTGATGTGCTGGTCAGCACCAGTATCATCGAGACCGGGGTTGACATACCAAACGTGAATACACTGATCGTGCATGATGCGGATAAAATGGGCTTGTCCCAGCTGTATCAGCTGCGCGGCAGGGTAGGGCGTTCGAATCGGATTGCGTATGCCTATTTCACGTACCAAAGAGACAAAGTGCTTACTGAAGTAGCGGAGAAAAGACTGCAATCCATCAAGGAATTTACAGAGCTTGGCTCTGGATTCAAAATTGCGATGCGCGATCTGTCTATCCGCGGGGCCGGGAATTTGCTCGGTGCAGAGCAGCATGGCTTCATCGCCTCTGTCGGGTTTGATCTGTACTCTCAGATGCTGTCAGAAGAGATCAATCGACGCAAAGTAACAATGCTCGGAGAAGAAGCACCGCAGGAGCAGAGCTGGAGCACGTCCATTGACATTAGTATTGATGCGTATCTGCCTTCTGATTATATCTATGATAGTATTCAGAAGATCGAGATTTATAAGAAGGTTGCTGTGCTCGCTGCATTTGATGATGCAATGGAGCTTGAGGATGAGCTGGTTGATCGGTTTGGAGATCTGCCGGAAGCTGTTACGAATCTGCTGTCTGTGGCCAGACTCAAAATATACGGCAAGAAATACGGGATCGAGACCATTGTGCAGCGCGGGGACCAAATCTCTGTGAAGTTCTATGAAGGACGCGAAAAAGCAGTGGATGGCGCTAAGCTTGCAAGGATTGGCAATCAATTCGAAAGACGTGTACAATTTGAACAAGGACAGAGCATGATCGTCCATATTAAAGGCAAGGGTCTGAGTGATCAAGAAATGCTCCAAACATTAGAGAAGTTTCTTGCAGCCATGAAGGATGCATTCAAATCAAAGGGGGAACTACAGGATGTTGCAAAATAACAGAAAAACCTGGAAGACGATCGCGGTGACCGCTGTCGGCGCTCTATCGATATCTCTTCTGGCAGCATGCGGAAGCAATGATGCGGGAGGAGGCAGCACCAGCTTTAATAATTCAATTGAAGGCGACACGAGCAGTGTGGTTGTAAAATATAAAGGCGGCGAAATCACGGAGAAGGAATTCAATGCAGAGCTCAAGATTATGGAATTCATGAATCCAACGATTGCAGCCTACCTGCAGATGGATGAAATGCGCGAGATGTTTGTGAAACAGCAGGTAGCGTATGAATATTTGAGTAAAGACGTGTCTCAAGAAGCAGGGGAAAAAGGCCTTGAAGAGGCAGAAGCCCAGATCACTCAAATGAAGACTCAGGTTGGCGGAGACGAAGCCTGGAGTCAGATGCTTAAGGATTACGAAGTGACAGAGGACGAGCTTAAGAATTACATGACACGTGTCTTGAGCCTGATTGAGTACAAGTCACAGGATGTAACTGACGAGCAGGTGAAGACAGAGTATGAAGCTAGTAAAGATCAATTTATTACAGCAAGTGTTCGTCATGTGCTGATCAGCAACACAGATCCTGAGTCAGGGGAAGCTCGCCCGGAAGGGGAAGCTCTTAAACTTGCGAAGGAAGTCAAAGCCAAGCTGGACAAAGGTGAAGATTTTGCTGCCGTCGCCAAAGAGTATTCTGAAGACCCGGGATCGGCAGAAAACGGTGGATTGTATGAGGACACACCGGTTACGAATTGGGTAGAAGCTTTCAAGGAAGCGGCAAAAACCCAAGAGGAGGGTGTCATTGGTGAGCCGGTCGAAACGGATTACGGCTACCATATTATTAAGGTCGAGAAACGTACAGAGCCGACCTTTGAAGAGTTAACAGAAGCGCAAACGAAGCTGCTCAAGAGCTCTGTCGTGAACGTGGAAGTTCAGGAATTTATGACGAATGAAGTGGATGGAGTCATTGAAGGCGAGATCAAACTGCCTGCGAATCCGGCTGCTGAACAAGGTACCGAAGGTACAGAGGGTACGGAAGGCACCGAAGGAACTGAGGGAACTGATGCTGGAACCGAAGGTTCTGAAGAAGGATCGACAGGTGACGAGGGCGCAGCCGATTCGGGAACAGAAGGCGAGAGTACAGAATCGAATACCGATGGTAAATAAGAACAAGGCTGAGGCGCGGGAAACCGCGCCTTTTCTTTTTGGATGAGAGCGGATTCTGCACTTAGGAACTTATTGTATATTTCATGTATAAGGAACTGGGAACAGAAGAATACTATGGTCTAGATAGATTGAACTAAAGTTTTGCATCGTCATTATTTTGATCAGAGGTGGATCTGGTGGCAGGACTAACCCTGAAATCACTGCAGGGGGCCCAGCACATTAGGGCCGGTCTGTTACCTGTGATGAACATATTTTTCTTTAGTTCACTCTATATAGAAATCACACTTAACTACCCTGGACCCTCCTCATAAAAGGAACAGTAGTTGAAAAATCTTCTCGAGAAAGTGGGGCAACATGTAAATGAAAGCTACTGGTATCGTCCGCCGTATTGATGATCTTGGTCGTGTGGTTATTCCGAAAGAGATTCGCCGTACTTTGCGAATTCGCGAGGGAGACCCGCTCGAGATTTTTGTGGACCGTGACGGCGAGGTCATTCTGAAGAAGTACTCTCCCATTGGAGAGCTTGGCGATTTTGCGAAGGAGTATGCAGAATCACTGTATGAAAGTACCGGCCATGTAACGTTAATCTCAGATCGGGATACGATTATTACTGTGGCAGGCGGATCGAAGAAGGAATATTTGGATAAGCAGATTGGTCATATGGTAGAAACGTCAATGGATAACCGCAAGACATTGCTTGAGAACAGCAACGGATCTTATGAATTAGCTAAAGATCATATCGAACCTTTATCATCCTATGTTGTAGCACCGATCATATCGGGAGGAGACCCGATTGGTGCAGTCATTATGTACAGCAAGGACGAATCCACTAAAATGTCTCAGCTCGAGACCAAAATGGCTGAAACCGCTGCCGCATTTCTTGGGAAACAGATGGAGCAGTAGCGTGCAGAAGAACTCCTGCCTTCTAACAGGCAGGAGTTCTTTGCTTTTTTAAAGCTTGTTTTGGGATTTATGCAAAATGCTCGTATAATAGAGATCATGTACTTCACCTTTATTTTATAACAAAGCAGGTATACATAGATGAACTCATCCAATTCGGGCAAAAAGCTGCTTCAAGGTGCTTTTATTCTAAGCAGCGCTGCGATCTTATCCAAACTGATTGGGACACTGCAGAAGATCCCGCTGCAAAATATTGCCGGAGACGGCGTATTCGGTATATACAATACGGTCTATCCTTTTTATATCATGCTCGTTACACTGGCGACCGCCGGCTTTCCTATTGCGGTATCCAAGCTTGTGGCAGAGGCAGAAGCAAGAGGTGACGAAGAAGAGGGCCGTAAAGTACTGAAGGCGACCACCATACTGCTTGCCATCGTAGGAGGATGTCTCTGTGTCCTTACTTATTGGAGTGCACCGCTGATTGGTCGTCTGATCGATAACAGTGAGGTTATTTCATCGGTACGGGCAGCCTCTCTCTCCTTGCTATTCGTGCCGGTGATGGCAGGGCTGAGAGGCTACTTTCAAGGTCTTCAGAACATGGTACCGACTGCGGTGTCTCAGGTTACCGAGCAAACGATACGTGTGACTGTTATGTTAATTGTATTATTTCTGCTCATGGGATATGGCGCCAGTGCAGAGAATATTGCCGCTGGGGCTATGCTGGGTTCCGCAGCAGGGGGCGCGGCAGGTCTAGTCGTGATGTGGATATTTTGGCTGATACGATCTCGGTCAAGGGGATTTCGACAAAGTCAGAGCAGTCCTCGAATAGGGACACAGCCTTTGGCTCCGGAGGGAAAATCCACGGGTGCGCTGCTCCGGACAGTACTGAGATATGCCATCCCGGTTGCTCTCGGCTCGGTTGCTGTGCCTTTAATTAATATGGTAGATACCTTTACCGTCCCTCGGCTGTTAAAGCAGGAAGGACTAAATGATCTGGAAGCGATGCAGACATTCGGCATTTATAATCGGGGATTGCCGCTGGTCCAGCTTGTGACTATGCTGGCTACATCTTTATCGGTATTATTCGTGCCTGCTCTGGCAGAGGCCAAGATCAGACAGGACCAAGCGGGAATTCAAAGACACAGCAGTCTGGCATTGAAGTGGTTCTGGCTGATTGGACTTGCCGCTTCGATTGGCATTATGGTGCTGGCAGAGCCGATTAACCGCATGCTGTATATGAACGCAGAAGGGACGATCACGCTCCGTATACTCGCGTTATCTGCTGCAGGGAGCACCGTCAGCGTCATCGCTGCTGCCTTACTGCAGGGGCTCGGCAGCGCCAAAGCGCCTGCGCTTATCATGCTGGCAGCAGCAGCGATTAAGACGCTGCTGAACCTCATACTCGTGCCGCCGCTCGGAATCAGCGGAGCGGCCATCTCGTCTGCGGCAGCCTTTGCCGCTGCAGCCGCCATGAACGCGCTGCTGCTGGCAAGGCTCTTGCAGCTGCGTGTGTCCCCCAGCGCCGCGTTACTCAAGCCGGCGCTGGTGACCGCCGCGATGGCTGTCTTCGCGGCGATGGTCTCCGCAGGCGCTGCTGTGCTGTGCACAAGCGTCGCGGGGCTTAGCGCGGATGGGAGAATCACCGCGCTCGTCCAGAGCCTGCTGGGTGTTGCAGCAGGCGTGCTTGTCTTCGTGCTGGGAGCCATCCGCACGAAGCTGATTACGGCAGCAGAGATTGCCGTGCTGCCGAAGGGAGCGAAGCTCACACAGCTGCTGCAGAAGCTGAAGCTGCTGTGAGCCGCCTGCATCCTGATGACTGCATGCAGGCTGTCGGGCTGTGTTATAGTTAATACGACTTAAACTATTTTGGAGGTAATGCTTATGAGCGGAGCGATCACGGTTGTTGGTCTCGGTTCGGGAGGAGAAGACCAGCTGACGCTTGGAATACTGAAGAGGTTGAAGCAAGCGCCGCATGTCTATGCACGGACACTCGATCATCCGGTGTTTAATGATCTGTCAGATCTACAATTAACGATTACTTCTTTCGATAATATATATGAAGCCAAGAGTTCTTTCCCCGAGGTCTATGATGCGATTACGG
This sequence is a window from Paenibacillus urinalis. Protein-coding genes within it:
- a CDS encoding ribose-phosphate diphosphokinase; this encodes MTYFDSKLKIFTCNSNPKLAHQIADYIGIPMGESHTTSFSDGEIQVKLSESVRGSHVYIVQSTCAPVNDNLMEMLVMIDALKRASAKTINVVIPYYGYARQDRKARSRDPITAKLVANLIEKAGATRVIGMDLHAMQIQGFFDIPVDHMLAVPILAQYFRSKQIENPVVVSPDHGGVVRARKLADFLNAPLAIIDKRRPEPNVSEVMNIIGNIEGKTAILIDDIIDTAGTIVLGANALMEGGAKEVYACCTHPVLSGPAMERLENSPLKEVIVTDTIPITHPNPTKKLNVLSVAPLLGEAIIRVHEELSISKLFEIE
- a CDS encoding anti-sigma-F factor Fin family protein, producing MPIHYVCRHCGTSIGQIDSSEVTEARLGLHFLTPAERRDIIAYNSKGEMMVNITCDYCNEAILVNPELCLLTSPLQ
- the spoVT gene encoding stage V sporulation protein T, with protein sequence MKATGIVRRIDDLGRVVIPKEIRRTLRIREGDPLEIFVDRDGEVILKKYSPIGELGDFAKEYAESLYESTGHVTLISDRDTIITVAGGSKKEYLDKQIGHMVETSMDNRKTLLENSNGSYELAKDHIEPLSSYVVAPIISGGDPIGAVIMYSKDESTKMSQLETKMAETAAAFLGKQMEQ
- the pth gene encoding aminoacyl-tRNA hydrolase, giving the protein MKWIVGLGNPGSEYAKTRHNIGFMALDALAERHGITINQSKCKALIGEGMIQGEKAVLIKPMTYMNLSGESIRAYMDYYKVALEDLIVVYDDMDTEVGKIRLRYQGSAGGHNGIKSIIQHTGTQQFNRVRMGISRPEPGYAIVDYVLSKFAKKEQEAVESMIEATCDALEYAMKDTFERTMAKFNG
- a CDS encoding putative polysaccharide biosynthesis protein; the encoded protein is MNSSNSGKKLLQGAFILSSAAILSKLIGTLQKIPLQNIAGDGVFGIYNTVYPFYIMLVTLATAGFPIAVSKLVAEAEARGDEEEGRKVLKATTILLAIVGGCLCVLTYWSAPLIGRLIDNSEVISSVRAASLSLLFVPVMAGLRGYFQGLQNMVPTAVSQVTEQTIRVTVMLIVLFLLMGYGASAENIAAGAMLGSAAGGAAGLVVMWIFWLIRSRSRGFRQSQSSPRIGTQPLAPEGKSTGALLRTVLRYAIPVALGSVAVPLINMVDTFTVPRLLKQEGLNDLEAMQTFGIYNRGLPLVQLVTMLATSLSVLFVPALAEAKIRQDQAGIQRHSSLALKWFWLIGLAASIGIMVLAEPINRMLYMNAEGTITLRILALSAAGSTVSVIAAALLQGLGSAKAPALIMLAAAAIKTLLNLILVPPLGISGAAISSAAAFAAAAAMNALLLARLLQLRVSPSAALLKPALVTAAMAVFAAMVSAGAAVLCTSVAGLSADGRITALVQSLLGVAAGVLVFVLGAIRTKLITAAEIAVLPKGAKLTQLLQKLKLL
- the mfd gene encoding transcription-repair coupling factor; the encoded protein is MLQALIEAFTKDSDFESITSGIRSGMKEQLISGLSGSARQVMMAAMHKQLDRPMLVVTHNMFAAQKVAEDLQEALSADQVLLYPANELIAAEAAISSPETLAQRIEVLLKCAAGFRGIVVIPLSGARRYLPAPQVIASAEITLKQSGTIELEQFLKRMVELGYERVERVESQGEMSVRGGIIDFFPLTAELAYRIELFDDEIDSIRTFDPADQRSIDRVEQVRITPCKELIASQERMEQAADRTVILLEEQLDKTTDRQAKLRLREEIHREIELLREHVYFPEIYKYVTELYPEKQTIYNYMPEDTILIMDEPARLLETGKQLERDESEWSVHLLQNGKTLPQLTLSLDHDQVLYHRPFQTLFVSIFLRQVPHTQPQNILNMVSRSMQDFHGQMNVLKAEMERWQKAGVNVVMMASGEERLDRMRKVLQDYDIHEPNMVIGNLQSGFEMPSIQLAVITEGEMFSQKQRKVRKPMRNVDNAERIKSYSELKVGDYVVHQNHGIGKYMGIGTLEVGGIHKDYMHILYAGGDKLSVPIEQIDLIQKYVGSEEKEPKIYKLGGNEWTRVKNKVRSSVQDIADDLIKLYAERQSSPGYAFDKDTAEQQEFEDMFPYDETRDQVRAIEEIKKDMEQGRPMDRLLCGDVGYGKTEVAIRAAFKAAIEGKQVAVLVPTTILAQQHYETFRERFSGYPFNVSVLSRFRTRKEQNETAKGIKQGTIDIVIGTHRLLSQDLVFKDLGLLIVDEEQRFGVTHKEKLKKLKTNVDVLTLTATPIPRTLHMSMLGVRDLSVIETPPENRFPVQTYVVEHSQTLVREAIERELARGGQVYYLYNRVQGIQEMAAEISALVPEARVGVGHGQMSETELEKTILDFLDGEFDVLVSTSIIETGVDIPNVNTLIVHDADKMGLSQLYQLRGRVGRSNRIAYAYFTYQRDKVLTEVAEKRLQSIKEFTELGSGFKIAMRDLSIRGAGNLLGAEQHGFIASVGFDLYSQMLSEEINRRKVTMLGEEAPQEQSWSTSIDISIDAYLPSDYIYDSIQKIEIYKKVAVLAAFDDAMELEDELVDRFGDLPEAVTNLLSVARLKIYGKKYGIETIVQRGDQISVKFYEGREKAVDGAKLARIGNQFERRVQFEQGQSMIVHIKGKGLSDQEMLQTLEKFLAAMKDAFKSKGELQDVAK
- a CDS encoding peptidylprolyl isomerase — encoded protein: MLQNNRKTWKTIAVTAVGALSISLLAACGSNDAGGGSTSFNNSIEGDTSSVVVKYKGGEITEKEFNAELKIMEFMNPTIAAYLQMDEMREMFVKQQVAYEYLSKDVSQEAGEKGLEEAEAQITQMKTQVGGDEAWSQMLKDYEVTEDELKNYMTRVLSLIEYKSQDVTDEQVKTEYEASKDQFITASVRHVLISNTDPESGEARPEGEALKLAKEVKAKLDKGEDFAAVAKEYSEDPGSAENGGLYEDTPVTNWVEAFKEAAKTQEEGVIGEPVETDYGYHIIKVEKRTEPTFEELTEAQTKLLKSSVVNVEVQEFMTNEVDGVIEGEIKLPANPAAEQGTEGTEGTEGTEGTEGTDAGTEGSEEGSTGDEGAADSGTEGESTESNTDGK